The DNA region AGCtagaaagaatataatatttGCACAAACACTTTAATTTCCAATGATGACAATGTCACCTCTCACGGCCGTGGTGCTGGCAAAATGGGAGACACAAATGACAAGCCATCATAATTAATCCCTAGTCCTAAGTCCTAACATCAGAATCCCCGCCACCTAGACACATTAAACTAATCACATGTTGTTGATCACTTCCTAGCTAGTTACACTTTGGAAACTCCGGACATAggacatttatttttattttctatactaTTTATCACAAGAAAATCCTTTGATTTCAGCGCCACATGATGCCACCTCTAACTTTGTTTCCTCCGTAACATTTCACTATATCTTAATAATACccctttttaaacaaaaatatttctttctagATTTTGCATTAACCTACCCAAACTGGAATGGGATCCCTTCCTTCGCCGCCGTCGCCGTCGTCGGAGAATTATCTCTCGAATTATGTTGTGGCTGCTGTGTTTTGTCCAAGGGAAGCTAGCACAGAAGTGACTCTCCCAAATTCAATTGAGTTGTATTACCCACACACCAACACATGGAGCCATGTTGGGCCAATTCCGGGCCTAATGGATGGTCAAGTGTTGAAGGGCTTCTCTATGGTCTCCTTAGGGGACTCAATTTACATAATTGGTGGCCAAATTTGTCACAAGGAAAGGGTCCACGTCACTGATGAGTCAGCTGATTTGCTTGACGTTGGAATCCAGGTTGTTCCAACGGTCTACCGTTACAATGTAAAAATCAACCAATTCTTCCCATGTGCGCCACTACACGTGGCAAGGTATGACTTCGCGTGCACGGTTTGCGATAACAAGATCTACGTGGCAGGAGGGAAGTCCACGCTGGCAAGTGCGAGAGGAATCTCGTCTGCCGAGGTGTATGACCCCGAGTTTGACACGTGGACAGCTCTACCCAATATGCGTGTTTTGAGGTACAAATGCACGGGAGTGACGTGGCAGGGAAAAGTGTACATAGTCGGTGGATTCGCTGGAAGAGAAGACTCAGATAAGACGATGCCTAGCTTAGTAGAGCGGAGCTCGGCGGAGGTTTATGAGACGGCGACGGAAAAGTGGGAGCTGATGGCGGGGATGTGGCAGTTGGACGTGCCGGCGAATCAAATAGTGGAAGTGAATGGAACTCTGTTTAGCTCTGGAGATTGCTTGAATGCATGGAAGGGACAGATTGAAGCGTATGATGGGAAGCTTTGGTATGaagttgatggatcaagcaaccaAAGCCTTTCCTCTTTGGAACACACCTATAGCAAACGTTTGTACCTAACAATGGCACCAATTGCGACCTCCTTGTTTTTCTTCGCAGGTTACAGGTTGGATCGTCATGTTGTCACTACACTGTCTCTTGTCCACGTGTTTGACACGTCAGCCACCGGACATGCTTGGAGGACCTTTCAGCCTGTGGAATTCGACGGTGAGAGAGAGCTTTGTAGCCATTGCTGTGTTGTTCAACTCTCTTAATATTTATAGTGTTACAATTTTAGATGCTTACATAAACAttcatactctttttttttttttggttggtcTTGATACTCTTCTTTATAATGTTGCATGATTCTCATGATCTCATCCCATCAAATCAGACAAGCCCTAAGGTGGGTCAACAACAAGTCCTTCCTGGGCCCCATCCATTTTCTATTGTAGGCTAAACCACAAACTTCTCAAGCCCACATGGCCTGTGAACATAAAACCacgaaaaaatagataaaaagccCAACACTCAATTCTAATGCTTCTGCCTTCTCGCACCATTCCTTTTTTGTGTGACCATCAGCAACGTGAAAAGAAGAGAATGTGGGCCCATGGTTCACGTGAGCCATGGGCTCAGACCCCGGCCCCACAATTTGGTTAAGCAAAGATCTTCGCACCTGCCGGGCGTGGCATGCACGCGTGAACCCTACACAGTTCACGTCACTATCCAATAATATTTTTGATTACGTGATATTTCATTTTTATAGTAACCTCTGACTTTGACCCTCTTTGTACTTAAACTCATATGAGCCGTTGATCTTGTGAGACAATCCCGAGGGCCACATGTTGGGTTTGGGCCTTAAAAAGGCCGACACACGTATATGGGAggcttttttttactttttttttcgtcTTGGTACTTTTATTCCCTTTCGTGAAACTGAGATACGTGGTAGGCTATGGATTTGTGACACGTGGAAGAGGATTAGAGGTTGAAATACGAATCATGATGATGGGGGAAGGAATGGTGCATgcgatttttctctctctttctttaattttttttaatatttcttcCCCTTGTTGGGCCAAACTAGTTTGCATTGTTTATATCTGAAGCTGTAAGCTTAACGGCGCTAACACATGATTCACTATAATTGGATTCATATTCACACATTCACCCCTCATGGAATATCCTATGCTTTTATGCTGACTATTTACTTTCATTATAACTTAAGtttcataaattatatatatatatatatatatatatatatatatatatatatatatattgaaaacttAAATGCACCAAATTTTACGTAAATTTAATAATTGAGagctattagataaaaatttagccaaatcaatcaaattatttaatatctcTTAATTATTAATCTCACGTAAAGTTGGCTACACTTAAatttttatctatatatatataaatataaagagagagaaaattttttgtatttgcaTTGTAATGAAAAAGAACAAATAATGATCTTATGAAATATGAATAatattacatatttaaatttttttattaactaaattcaactaaattaatttaatataaaaattttattatttaatttcattgaacttaattcataaaaaaacttgaatttatataattactGAACGAATATATAATGAGCTAGAGATCCTAAAACAACTATCACCACGAAAAAAAAACTATTACTATAGAGAAAAACACCAAACTATTATATAACTCTTTTTTAGGATAAGTTGGGAAAGgaaaaaaagggtatttttttgttatggaaatAAAATAGCAATATaccttaatattataatttttggtattttttaaaattgtgaaaagTATACAAATTGAAAGGTTCGATTTCTGTAcctcaaatttttaaattcttttttaatataaatcggatggtccgatttgtgtacttttAGAAATCGAATGATTCGATTTCTATATCTCTAATAAATCAGACGATCTGATTTCTACTTTTCTAATTAAACGGCTCTACATTTGAAAATAATACATCAACAatccacatttaaaaaaaaacactattactactccaatattaaaaataaaaaattcgaaaaaaaaactaGCACTatattctttttcatataatatttttgtacagactttt from Arachis hypogaea cultivar Tifrunner chromosome 10, arahy.Tifrunner.gnm2.J5K5, whole genome shotgun sequence includes:
- the LOC112718121 gene encoding F-box/kelch-repeat protein At1g16250-like; the encoded protein is MGSLPSPPSPSSENYLSNYVVAAVFCPREASTEVTLPNSIELYYPHTNTWSHVGPIPGLMDGQVLKGFSMVSLGDSIYIIGGQICHKERVHVTDESADLLDVGIQVVPTVYRYNVKINQFFPCAPLHVARYDFACTVCDNKIYVAGGKSTLASARGISSAEVYDPEFDTWTALPNMRVLRYKCTGVTWQGKVYIVGGFAGREDSDKTMPSLVERSSAEVYETATEKWELMAGMWQLDVPANQIVEVNGTLFSSGDCLNAWKGQIEAYDGKLWYEVDGSSNQSLSSLEHTYSKRLYLTMAPIATSLFFFAGYRLDRHVVTTLSLVHVFDTSATGHAWRTFQPVEFDGERELCSHCCVVQLS